A stretch of Vigna angularis cultivar LongXiaoDou No.4 chromosome 4, ASM1680809v1, whole genome shotgun sequence DNA encodes these proteins:
- the LOC108330697 gene encoding uncharacterized protein LOC108330697 codes for MADTPRSKGTVKWFNQDKGFGFITPQDGSSDVFVHYTAIRSDGYRSLTDGQSVEYLIVYENDGRPSAVDVTLATTGDVTSATTGEVTPATTGEVTPAV; via the coding sequence ATGGCCGACACTCCGAGATCCAAGGGCACCGTTAAGTGGTTCAACCAGGATAAGGGTTTCGGATTCATCACTCCCCAAGATGGTTCCAGTGATGTCTTCGTTCACTACACTGCCATCCGATCCGACGGCTACCGCTCCTTGACCGACGGTCAGTCTGTCGAGTACCTCATCGTTTACGAAAACGACGGCCGCCCCAGTGCTGTCGATGTCACCCTCGCCACGACCGGCGACGTAACCTCTGCCACGACAGGCGAGGTAACCCCTGCCACGACAGGCGAGGTAACCCCCGCCGTTTGA
- the LOC108330696 gene encoding glycine-rich protein 2, with protein MAETRRSTGTVKWFNAQKGFGFITPQDGSEDLFVHFTSIRSDGYRSLTEGQSVEFLLDYGDDGRAMAVDVTSAVRSRRPGGFRGGSGRGRGRYGGGEGRGGGIGRRGAGGYGGGGGGPECYNCGRIGHLARDCYHGQGGGGGGAGGDGRIRRRGGGGGGGGGGGGGCYNCGEEGHFARECPNVGKLNE; from the coding sequence ATGGCCGAAACTCGGAGATCCACGGGCACCGTTAAGTGGTTCAACGCGCAGAAGGGTTTCGGATTCATAACTCCCCAGGACGGCTCCGAAGATCTCTTCGTTCACTTCACTTCCATCCGATCCGACGGCTACCGCTCCTTGACCGAGGGCCAGTCTGTCGAGTTCCTACTCGATTACGGCGACGACGGCCGTGCCATGGCCGTCGACGTCACCTCCGCCGTTAGATCTCGCCGTCCAGGAGGTTTTCGCGGTGGGAGCGGGAGAGGAAGAGGACGCTACGGCGGAGGGGAAGGCCGTGGTGGAGGGATCGGCcggagaggggcaggaggttaCGGCGGTGGAGGAGGAGGACCTGAGTGTTATAATTGTGGAAGAATAGGTCACTTGGCTAGGGATTGTTACCACGGAcagggtggtggtggtggtggtgcaGGTGGTGATGGTAGGATACGGAGACGCGGTGGAGGAGGAGGCGGCGGCGGCGGTGGTGGAGGAGGGTGTTATAACTGTGGGGAAGAAGGGCATTTTGCAAGGGAATGTCCGAACGTTGGGAAATTAAATGAGTGA